gtgttccaggtggcgtgagttgtgaaactattccacattgttttaaatgaaggccaaactcgtaactcaaatattcgcctccgcgatttgtaggatcggaagtatgtctagagggggggggggtgattagactacttgaccaaataaaaatctagccttttcccaattttagttcttggcagattttagcaactttgcacaagtcaagcaatcaacctacacatgcaattctaagagtataacagcggaatgtaaaacaattgcatatgaaggtaaagggaggagtttaagggagcaaacgcaatgttgacacggagattttttatctgttcttccgataggtggtgctatcgtacatccacgttgatggagacttcaacccacgaagggtaacggttgcgcgagtccacggagggctccacccacgaagggtacatgaagaagcaaccttgtctatcccaccatggccgtcgcccacgaaggacttgcctcactcgggtagatcttcatgaagtaggcgatctccttgcccttacaaactccttggttcaactccacaatcttgacggaggctcccaagtgacacctagccaatctaggagacaccactctccaagaagtaacaaatggtgtgttgatgatgaactccttgctcttgtgcttcaaatgatagtctccccaacactcaactctctctcataggataggatttggtggaaagatgatttgagtggaaagcaacttggggaaggctagagatcaagatttatgtggttggaatgggatatcttgacctcaacacaagtgtaggtggttctctcttagaaaatatgtgttggaagtgtaggcatgttctgatggctctctccacgaatgaagagtgggtggaggggtatatatagcctccacacaaaatctaaccgttacacacaaatcaccaaactcggtggcaccgaatcatgaaactcggtcggaccgatttagttcaaaatgtgaacgttaggattctcggtgggaccgacatgtcaactcggtgggactgatcattagggttagggcataacgtaatcttggtgagaccgattacacaaactcggtgggaccgattttggtaatagacaaacagagagttggtcaggcaaactcggtgggaccgattcgctcatctcggttggaccaaaacgttacgaaaaggaaacagagtgtttgcattgcaatctcggtgggaccgatcgctcatctcggtttgaccgaaacgttacgaaaaggaaacagagtgtttgcattgcaatctcggtgggaccgatcgctcatctcggtttgaccgaaacgttacgaagggaaacagagagattacaatcccatctcggtgagaccgagatccctatcggtgagaccgaaaagactagggtttctggcagtggctatgtcaactgaactcggtggctctggatatgaaatttcggtggggccgagttgaactttttggtttgggacatatgtggatgtgagaaagtagttgagggttttggagcatatcactaagcattttgagcaagaacctcattaagcaacacctcatcccttcttaatagtattggcttttcctatagactcaatgtgatcttggatcactaaaatagaaaatgtagagtcttgtgctttgagcttcagccaatcttttgtccttaagattttgaagggtccactttctaatccatgccatgccaatcattgagctttcctgaaatatttatcttgaaatagtattagctcaatgagctatatgttgttaggaattaccaaaaccacccagggatagttgcactttcaatctccccctttttggtaattgatgacaacatatagatcaaagcttcgacaaatgataaataagattgaaaaacatcgtcactttgagaagtatgtgttaagcaagagctccccctaaatttgtgcattatttaagatttgcttttgaatgcaaatgcacaatctattaggatcatgggttactcttccatgtcacatacatcttggtggagcggtcaaaatgatagaaattaaaaacatgcactcatcaccaagcaagtgaatgatcatctaaggatataagagataatatcatccaacaagcattaagggtagcatatgatcaaatacatgatcaacaagtatctcacaaggacataaagtatctcacacaagcacacaataaaggttcaaccaaaatagcaagagagataaaaaagcaacactctctctcgaagcctatgatctatacatttttctccccctttggcaacaagttaccaaaaagttcaaaaatgcatagtgctaaacgactctcaggcttgatcttcgggaggtggtgttgagagaactccaaggaaGAAAGCTCCAGATGAAGTAGCTGGAGTTGGTGGAGTAGGtgctggaggtggaactggagctgtagctgctggtgctgatgctgttGCTCTTGTGTCAGGAattggcactgcagcagacctctgtcctctgggcacaCGCTTGAatgcatctgtggtagacttgcccttcttctcctctgcttcctcctgaagttgctcaacagcagtttggatctctgttaccttgacatcaaggtcatagaatttctgctcaatgatcctttccagactctcctggttcttggtcagggtggccaagcccttctcaatcctcggGGTGGATTGGATCAAgtatccaagctggtcttgcgtgctcttcaagaatacctgagatgcctcttctactgttggcatctttgcagctttctcagctttagccttctctctcttctcatgtgcttgagctgaagatggttcattctcattcatgaccactgtgttgtcttcaaattcagggtagatggccaggtgctccttatccaaaatatatttgcctgtgcccatctttgagttgatgagctcctgaatgtgtggggcatacccacaacttctcttctggtcagcagcagtccttttgattgtttccacaatcagactcatgaccttgaacttctgcgggacatcaaatatatgcagcaagtttatggcatgtcctctgatcatcttgtgatcacctgacttgggtagtaGTGTGTGCCTTAGAATCCAGTTGATagttggcagaccagacaacaagaagtgaacagatccaaacttatgtgtatccaaagcagcatctgtgatctctttgtacatgttggccattgtattgtggtctttcttcttctctgcataaacatccaagtcatcctcatgttcctcaggagcattgataagcttggcccactcatcaactgtagactggtaccttgtaccctcagacatccatactatccttccatctggatagaagtgggcaatggagtaaaactgcatgattaactcatcattccacttagtgagcttctgggcaacaaatgtgtcaactccacatgccttgaagctatcaagcacaccagggaagtgatcctcattctccttgatgaactcccagtcaacccatctcatgtcacacactatgggcttcttatcaagcagaattgtctcatagaagtcttgttgttccttagtgtgaaacctgtagtccacaacagttcttctcctgatagcatatggatcatactgtctccatagtctcaatcctgcatccttcctgattttcatgttttCTGCAACTAGGTGTGCAACattgtggtcagggatcttgggttTCAGCTTCCTCAACACTTGAGCTTCatcttcttcagcagcttcaggcactagggccttgttcttctcttcagcagggatgtttctagtgcttctcttgggtttaggctttggagctggagcagcagccttgggagcagatttgggcttagatggagcagcccctgatctatatgcatctcccatgagctttTGAGTTTTgcgtgctggtgcagcatcctcatgctcttcttcttcttcagaatcaatcctcattgagggcttgccaagaactttGGCTTTAGTAGTTCttgcccttttcttcttcttatcctcaccagctgcttcttcttcagattcaatggtgaacttcatggTTTCACCTGTGGCAGCTTTTCTTGGCTTTGACATGGGCTGTCTTCTTACTGACATCTTTGTTTTCATCcctggcttagttgcagcagcagtgccatactccttctttagcacctttttctttgaagtggcttcatcttcaacagccacataatcttcatccttTGAATCAgaagttctcttcttccttgtcttagtagcagcctttggcaagttgcttggtgtgctcctgctgccctcatcatagctacTAGAGGGATCAGAACCCTCACTCATCTACACCTGCTGTTCAGACTTGTTTTGGCTGTTactttggtcagacatcttgcaggcaaacagttagcagaccctgtgaatagattatagatgaggtagagaagatgagcatcacaaagtacaggagttttgcaaaacagatgacttaaaaacttagttttagttcttcacagaaagcatttcggatctaccgatttgtaaactcggtgataccgaagcagcttttggaacctaaactagtgaactcggtcagaccgagtcacagttcggtggtaccgagactgctagggtttcacagagaatcgaactcggtcacaccgatttgcaattttcggtcagaccgaaaatgcatgtgctctggcctaagccaaatcggtgagaccgatttctacaactcggttggtccgagatgaattcggcggagacctaaccctaaattttcaaaccAAAACTAATCTACGAGATGTTTTCATTGGACAGGATGATCTCATACGGGGCAAGAATCATgtcaaagcaatgtgctaagaatcagagttatggattagcacaaagatcaagttcgtaccctagttcggcggcgaacttgctacggcagcaacggcggagcagattgccgttgacggcggcggagaccagcggcgggaggtcgctggcgacgagaggacgatccggataCCCGAGAAGGCAGAGCAGGTTACGCGCGGGCGAAGAGGTTCAGAAATTTTTCCAAATTTTGGTCTGtcagtatatataacctgaccctgtcggtgtgaccgagtggaacgagtcggtggcaccgagatgcaaaactgcaagcagttactgcaactcggtgtgaccgaaaggttctaatcggctgcaccgagattgaaaaccctagatcaacttagtgatctcggtaggaccgaaaaggatgaattggtcagaccgaaaagcacaaagaggttttggaagtttaagtctatgacgaatcgggaactccgagtgctcctcacacagagtggttcgaatctgacttgatcaaactttgtgatgtagcatgaatagagtttgagacgaggaaaggatagatagctagagggtgttcttaggcattcttgtccatccatttggcaaaagagaaagagccaaacaatcaaagcaacaaatggatgtcctcgaatgagtaaaatatgcaaccaacatgctcacacaataaaatggcaaatgaaatatgtgacaaagcatgcacaatcactctagcatctatcaagcaatttgcgatgactaggtcatctatatatgagtatattgacttaggagtcaaatgagaacatttgatcataggtcatactcatcgtttaagcacaagtggtgttaccacttttacataaagcattgttgtgttcacaccattagagttgctttagctcaattgattagagtaaagctccccctagatgtgatatcccccctaagagggatgaactaaccttgggttttgtcgatgatgacttcatgtaggcgttgaagatgtagatgctcaatgttgatatagatcattcggagcaatcctttggagtgagttgcactttcaatacctacacgggttagtcccacaaggaacaaacaaggatatccatagacatagagtgatgcatacacaagatgTTGTCCATTGATAGCACATTCATTCATATTGTATTTCAAGCCTTTTTGCATAACAAATCAAACCTATGACCAAAGTTTTTACTTATAAAGTATTCATTCTTATAGAAATATTCCTATTATGGTATTTTTACAACACTTATTCATATCTTGCAGGACTGGTGCGTTTAGGCACCCAAACTTCATCGAAAGTGTTTACAACCTTCAAGCTGGGGATCATCTTGTGCGAAAAGATAGAATTAGAAGGGGTGAGctgaaaagaaccagggacttgcGCACCTAGTCAGACAGAGAAGAGCAGATGTCTGCTTGTGCGCGTGAGAAGGGGCTGGTCTGGCGCGACCAACGAGATGCATGTCTGATCCCACGCGCGAGGCCACGAGAGAGCAGAGGAGTAGAGGGGGTCAAAGGAAAGAATACCACCAGGGCCGACTGCCTTTTTCGCTCCTCCTCCTTGCTGCCTTCCACCACTCACCTACCACCAGATCGAACGAGGGGGATCGAGGGGAACTAGCAGAAGTACCAGATCGAAGGAGTGAGAGGGAGAAGAGGGTGCCAGGAGACTGGCGGTCGTGCCCGATCCACCACAAAGCTGCCCCGATCTGACCGGTGATCCACCGCTCCTCTGCTACGACGACGCCGGCCTGCTGCACTTCCTCGTCTCCAACCTCAAGATTGACCGCCGCTACTCAGCTCCAACTCCTGCTGCTACGACCTCCCTGACCGACGATCTCTGCCactccttctctcctcctcctcgctgctGAGAGGGAGAGGATCGACCAGAGGCCAGGGGCGTCGGGCCTTCTGGTGCTCCACGCAAGATCGTCTCCAACGTGCCTCTGCTGCTACTCTTCTTTGCCTGCAACAAGTACAGCTTCGAATCGAAGATCATCAAGACCCATAGGCTCTGAACCTCTCTCTTCTCTTGTTCCTGTTCTCTGAATATATGCACTGTTGGATCTGAAAATTACTCTGTTACCTATGTACCTTTGCTGAAACCTCATGTATCCTTGCTGAATTGTTGTTACACTTGCTGGATATTAAGTTAGTAGTTATTCTCCTGTGAGCTGCTGTCACTTTAATTGGTTGCATGAGTTGTGTGTGATGTCTGAACCATCTTTCATGTGCTAGTTTTACTTGTCTGTTTGATTACAAGAAAACCACTAAAAAGAGACAGTCCTATTTCTGAACCCTTTACCTTTGCTGCATATTATTTTGTTTTACCTTGCTCTAGTAGCTGCTTGTTGTCACTACGGTTTGATTCATCTGTTCCATTGTTCTGAATGTTTCGAATGTGTGCTTTGAAGTTCTAGATCCCTGTGGAGAACACGACATCCGTAGCTTGGGCGCAAAAACCCTACTATATTACACTTGACCAttttggcaccgttgccggggatcTAAATTTCATTAGCACATTAGTAGAAGTAGATCAGGATTTATTTTAGGTCGATTACGTAGTATTGCTGGCAACTAACCATTTCCTAACATTCGCTGCAGTTTAGAGAACACTAGCATGTGTCAATTTCAGGAACTTTACAGGAAATTGTCTTATGCTTCGACCTGACTATTCACTAGAGCCATTTGATCCAGAAATTGAAAGGACTTTAttgagaagaagaagagagaatCAAACACGGTTTCAAGTTGCTGAAACTTTGCAAGATCAAGAAGAAGAAAAGATGCCTAATCCAGTACCTTTGCTCAGGGACTTGTGGATCCCAAGAGATCATGGGATACCAGGAGAAATGGTGCAACCAATTATTCAGGCGAACAATTTTGAATTGAAGCCTGCTCTGATTAACATGGTACAACAGTCCAGATTTGGTGGAACAGCTTTAGAAGACCCACATGAGCATATAAGGACTTTCTTGGAGTATTGTAACACTCTCAAGCAAAATGGAGTTTCACCGAGTGCTATCAGATTATCACTATTCCCATTTTCCTTGAGAGATGGAGCAAGAGTATGGCTTCACTCATTGCCTGAACATCTGAAGGATACTTGGGAGACTTTATTGCAGACATTTATTGAGAGATACTTTCCACCAACAAAAGCTGCTGAATACAGGGACAAGTTAACAAGGTTTACTCAATATGATGGAGAAAGTTTGTATGACGCATGGCAAAGATTCAACTCTTTAATCAGAATGTGTCCTCATCATGGTTTAGAAAGATGGCTGGTGTTACAAACCTTTTACAAAGGACTGTCCACTCAGACCAGAGCTTTTGTCGATTTTGCTGCTGCAGGAGGAATCATGAACAAAACCCTTGATGAAGCATTCACATTGATTGAAAGTATGGCGTCTCATCATTTCCAATGGTCAAGTGAAAGAGCAATAGCACCACCACATCCTGGTGTGTACAATGTGTCTGCAAATGATAGCATGGCGGCTCAGATTGACATCTTGAACAAGAAGATGGACAGTATCATGTCAAGTTGCATCGGTACATCTGTAGCTTCAGTAAGTGTGCCTCAAATGTGTGATGTATGTGGCCAAGCAGGTCATCCTTCAACAGAATGCACCTTCTATTCAGCAATTGGATCATCAGTTTCAGAAGTAAGTTATGCCCAAAGTCAAGGTCCATTCTCAAACAGCTACAATCCTTCTTGGAGGAACCATCCAAACTTGTCGTACAAGAACAATCAGTCTTATGCAAGTGGATCGACAGTACAAGGAAATCGACCACCAAATCATCGAAGTCAATTTCAAGTGCCGAGGCAGAATGAACAACAAAATGTTCAGTCAAATGGAATGGAGGAAATCATGAAGATGCAGTTGGAATTGATGAAAAAGGTGACAAATGAAGTTAATGGCTTAAAGGATTATGTTAAGATGCTTGTGAGCAAAATGGATAGTATGGTGGGAGAAAATGAAGCAAGGCTGCCTGCTCAACCAATTCCAAACCTGAAAGCTCACTGTGGGGCAATATCTTCAGTTGATGCAGTGACTACAAGGAGTGGAGCTATGATAGGACCATTACTTCCTATTCCGAAGACATATGTGCCTCCTGCTATGAGGCCAAGTTCATCCGGAACTCCACCTTCAACATCATCAGAGAAAATAAAGGAGAAAGAAGTTGATAACCGAATTGAAACTAAAGTCGAATTTCCTGGTTTTCAAACAAGAGCTGAGCCTTTGCTAGAGGAAGCAATAACAACCAACAACATTCCCTTTCCTGAGAGGTTCAACAAACCCAAAGATGACAAGCAATTTGCCAATTTTTTGGAAACTATGAAAGGAGTTCAAATTACTATTCCTATTCTTGAAGCTGTCTTGCATGTTTCGATGTATGCCAAATATTTCAAGGAATTATTAACAAAGAAAAGAAGCATGTCTGAGCCAGAAGTTGTAATTCTATCAAAGGAATGCAGTGCAATAATTCAGAATTCCATGCCTGAAAAATTGGATGATCCAGGAAGTTTTTGTGTACCATGTGTGATTGGAAACAAAACTTACAGTGCTCTATGTGACTTGGGCTCAAGTGTTAGTGTGTTACCACATTCAGTCAGCAAAAGGATGTTCTTGGGAGAATTAAATCCAACATCCATAACTCTTCAGTTAGCCGACAGAACATACAGGAGACCTGTTGGAATTCTTGAGGATGTTCCAATCAAAGTTGGGAAGTTTGCTTATCCGGTTGACTTTGTAGTGCTAGATATGGAGGACAAGAGTGAGGCCGTGATTCTTGGAAGACCATTTTTGGGCACAACTGGTGCACTTATTGATGTCCAAGAAGCTAAATTGAGCTTGAGGTTCGGAAATGAAAAGGTGGAGCTTGACATGAAGCATGCAACACATGTTCCGCAAAGAGAAGAACACTGCTACAGAATTGATACATTACAGAAATGTGTGGAAGAAGGTTATGAAGAGAGGTATGGAAGTAATTGTTGTGAAGTAGTTGAGGAGGACAATAGTGAAATTAGATACGAGGAAATCAGACCTGTGAGCATGTTGGAAAGTAGTGCAAGGTCATTAGAGAAGATGCAACCAAGGCAAATAGAAATGAAACAACTTATAGAAAGTTTGAAGTATGCATTCTTATACAATGAAAACTAGTGGCCAATTATCGTAAACAGTGAGTTGGCGGAAATGCAAATAAAAGGGCTTCAAGCAGTTTTGCAAAAGTACAAGGATGTTATTGGATATTCGATTGATGATATGAAAGGGATCAATCCTGCTGTCTACTCTCACAAGATTTACTTGAAAGAAAGTAGTGTGCCCATTAGAGAAAGTCAAAGAAGGTTAAATCCCCATTTGCAAGAGGTTGTCAAAAAGGAGATTCTTAAATTTCTCTCTGTTGATATCATATACCCAATTTCGGATAGTGAGTGGGTGAGCCCCATTCACATGGTGCCCAAAAAAGGAGGAATAACTGTCATTGAAAACGAACAAGGGCAAACGATTCCTAGTAGGACTGTCACAGGGTGGAGAATGGTCAATGATTTCAGAAAGTTAAATGAAGTAACAAGGAAGGACCATTttcctttaccttttattg
The Aegilops tauschii subsp. strangulata cultivar AL8/78 chromosome 3, Aet v6.0, whole genome shotgun sequence genome window above contains:
- the LOC141020540 gene encoding uncharacterized protein gives rise to the protein MVQPIIQANNFELKPALINMVQQSRFGGTALEDPHEHIRTFLEYCNTLKQNGVSPSAIRLSLFPFSLRDGARVWLHSLPEHLKDTWETLLQTFIERYFPPTKAAEYRDKLTRFTQYDGESLYDAWQRFNSLIRMCPHHGLERWLVLQTFYKGLSTQTRAFVDFAAAGGIMNKTLDEAFTLIESMASHHFQWSSERAIAPPHPGVYNVSANDSMAAQIDILNKKMDSIMSSCIGTSVASVSVPQMCDVCGQAGHPSTECTFYSAIGSSVSEVSYAQSQGPFSNSYNPSWRNHPNLSYKNNQSYASGSTVQGNRPPNHRSQFQVPRQNEQQNVQSNGMEEIMKMQLELMKKVTNEVNGLKDYVKMLVSKMDSMVGENEARLPAQPIPNLKAHCGAISSVDAVTTRSGAMIGPLLPIPKTYVPPAMRPSSSGTPPSTSSEKIKEKEVDNRIETKVEFPGFQTRAEPLLEEAITTNNIPFPERFNKPKDDKQFANFLETMKGVQITIPILEAVLHVSMYAKYFKELLTKKRSMSEPEVVILSKECSAIIQNSMPEKLDDPGSFCVPCVIGNKTYSALCDLGSSVSVLPHSVSKRMFLGELNPTSITLQLADRTYRRPVGILEDVPIKVGKFAYPVDFVVLDMEDKSEAVILGRPFLGTTGALIDVQEAKLSLRFGNEKVELDMKHATHVPQREEHCYRIDTLQKCVEEGYEERYGSNCCEVVEEDNSEIRYEEIRPVSMLESSARSLEKMQPRQIEMKQLIESLKYAFLYNEN